In Stenotrophomonas sp. 610A2, one DNA window encodes the following:
- a CDS encoding GNAT family N-acetyltransferase — protein sequence MSQTAIFHVEIADYAVQQALLHGVRHTVFVSEQNVPAELEVDELDPLSDHALALDEHGQAIGAARLTPDQHIGRMAVLAGWRGKGVGQALLNTLLVAARKRGWGEVSLHAQLHARDFYACNGFLPEGVEFEEAGIGHQTMRRRLDGAMRVQDPDQARAATAAVIHAARRHLHLQLRGNDALLAQPLVLDALRRFATARHDKQVHVLLHEADLPALPAAFIALVQRLPSVFHLREPVDPADCQVASAAISNDQGDCYFRPIGARVEGELALDSPARAQQQELLFKRIWERSRACNGLRVLGV from the coding sequence ATGAGCCAAACCGCGATCTTCCATGTAGAGATCGCCGACTACGCCGTGCAGCAGGCCCTGCTGCACGGCGTGCGTCATACCGTATTCGTCAGCGAGCAGAACGTCCCGGCCGAGCTGGAAGTAGACGAGCTGGACCCGCTCAGCGACCACGCGCTGGCCCTGGATGAACACGGCCAAGCCATCGGCGCCGCCCGCTTGACCCCCGACCAGCACATCGGCCGGATGGCGGTGCTTGCCGGCTGGCGCGGCAAAGGCGTTGGCCAGGCCCTGCTGAATACGCTCTTGGTTGCTGCCCGCAAACGCGGCTGGGGCGAGGTCAGCCTGCATGCACAGCTGCATGCCCGCGACTTCTACGCCTGCAATGGGTTTCTGCCGGAAGGTGTTGAATTTGAAGAAGCCGGCATCGGTCACCAGACCATGCGCCGGCGTCTGGACGGAGCAATGCGGGTGCAGGACCCGGATCAGGCCCGCGCTGCCACCGCTGCGGTGATCCATGCTGCGCGCCGCCATTTGCACCTGCAGCTGCGCGGCAATGACGCACTGCTCGCCCAGCCCCTGGTACTGGACGCCTTGCGTCGGTTTGCCACCGCCCGCCACGACAAGCAGGTACACGTGCTGCTGCACGAAGCCGACCTGCCCGCCTTGCCCGCGGCCTTCATCGCACTGGTGCAGCGCCTGCCCAGTGTGTTCCATCTGCGTGAACCAGTGGACCCGGCGGATTGCCAGGTAGCCTCGGCGGCGATCAGCAACGATCAGGGAGACTGCTACTTTCGTCCAATAGGTGCCCGCGTCGAAGGCGAACTGGCACTGGACAGCCCCGCCCGCGCCCAGCAGCAGGAGCTGCTGTTCAAGCGCATATGGGAGCGTTCACGCGCTTGCAACGGACTGCGCGTACTAGGTGTCTGA